Genomic DNA from Methanofollis sp. W23:
ACGAAGGCGGTCGGGATCCATGGGAGCGGTATCATCTCCCGGAATATTGTGATCGCGCCGGTCGGCATCGAGGTCACCCGTGAGGCAGAGGACGTCTCGATTGCGTCGAACACCGTGACCTCCACGACCACCGGGATCGCTGTCCCTTCAGAATGGGCCGGCAGGGCGACGCTCTCTGGAAATGTAATCAAATCAGAGGCAACGGCCCTTGAGATCAATGGCGGGACAGGATCGGTTTACAACAATCTCTTCAACGCAGAGACCTATGTCGGCGGTCAGGCGGCGGCCTCCTATACCTGGAACCAGACCCCTGACGATCGGTCAGGGCGGAACATTGTCCTTGGAAAGTATATCGCAGGGAACTACTGGACGAACGCCACCGGGAATGGATGGTCGGACACGACGACCTCAGAGACCGGGTACTCGCAGACGCCTTTCGAGGTGACGACCGGTGTCTATGACAGGGCCCCCCTGTGCAGCGTCGAACTGCCCCCGATCGGCGGGGTGGAACTCATCGAGAGCGGGGGTGAGGGATATTCGTATGCCAGCGGGAAATACACCATTACCGCGCCTGGATACTATTACTTCGGGGCCCAGCCCCACCGCGTCAGTATCGAGAGCGATGACGTCGTCCTGGACGGGCGCGATATCCTGGTCACCGCCGATACCAGGCGCACGGTTGTCTCGACCAAGGCCAGGACACAATTCCGGAACATAACGGTCAGAAACTGCTACATCGACGGTGGGTACACCGGCATCATGGTGCAGGGAACTGAAGGGACAGACGTCTCGATCATCGACAATACCCTGCGAAATACCAAGTCATATGGTATCTATGTCAAAAACGGCGTTGTCGACGGGAACATCCTGACAAACTGTGCCTATGGCGGCATCGGGTATGAGTCCATCATCGCCTATGACCATGCCAGGGTGACTGACAACATCGTCTGTGGCGCCACCAAGAACAGCATCTACTACTCCAATACTCTCTCTGACGGTGCTGGCGGCGCAAATATCTCAAGAAACAAAATACAGGACGGCAGAGGACATGGCATCTATGTTACCGGGAAGGACGGCAACACCACCATCTCTGTAAACACGGTGGCCACCATGCGCCACTCCGGTATCTTTGTGAAGCCTGGAACAAACAACCCTGACATCGAGGGCGCCACGGTCCGGGTGCTCGACAATACCGTGACCGACTGCACGATCGGTATCGATTCCACGGTCAAGACTCTCAGACTGGCCGCGGGCAACAGTATTACGGACTGCGATACCGGCATCTCAGGTACGGGCGAGATCTCAGGGAACACCGTGCAGGAGTGTATGGTCGGGATCGCGGTATCATCAGGGGCCGCCACTCCTGCGACCATCACCGGCAACAGGATCTCCAGTGCCAGAGGATGTGCCGTCGAGGTCGACGCCGGCAGCGGTCTGGTTGCCAACAACCTCTTCGCCACCCAGACGTATGTTCGTGGGAGCGCCGCGAGTGCGTATGCCTGGAATGTCCCCCCGACGAGGGGAGAGAATGTTGTCGGCGGGGCCTATCACGCGGGCAACTGGTGGGGTTCTCCTGACGGCACGGACGGATACTCTGAGATGAACTGTGCGGTCAACGGGTATCTCGGGGAAGACCCGGCAAATAGGTATGAACCCGTGCCAGGGGTCTGCGATCATTACCCACTGGTACAGTCCGCAGACCTGGCTCTTGACCCTGCCCTCTCAGTTGCAGACGGGGACGTGGTCCTTGGCCTGCCGGCGGTCTTTATCGCAGATTACACCGGCATCGGCATCGACCGGTATGGCCAGTGGACCTGGACCTTTACCGATGCCGCGGGCACCGATACGCAGACTTCTCCCTCTCCTCAGACAGAGGCTGAGCACACCTTCGCCTCTCCAGGGCCTGCACGCGTCGCCCTGACCGTCACTGACAGGGATGGCCAGACGGCTGGCACTTCGAGGTGGGAAGGTGTGGTGGGCCGTTCCGCCCTGAAGATCGGGATCGAGAATATCGATGACGGCGAGACCTTTGCTCTCGACACCAGCGTCACCCTGCGGGCCGACGTCCCCGACCTGAAGGACCCGGCACACGCGACCTATGTCTGGGAGTTTGTCGGGGATGATCTCGGCACGTTCTCATCCGAACATGCGATGGAGACGACGGTCGTCTTCACCACGCCCGGGGTAAGCGGCATAAGACTCACCGTGACACCGGGTGGCGCTGATGCAGAGCAGTACCCCGCCGGGTCGGTCGTCTGCATGGCGGTCGTGACCGCCACCCCCTCAGTCCCGACGCCTCCAGAGCCCGTAAACCCGGTGAAGCCAGAGATCGATCCGGTTTCCCCTGACGTCTCGACTCTCCTTCCGGAGATCTCTGTCGACCAGCAGGATCTCGACGGCGATGCCAGGTTTACTGTGGCCATGGTAACCCCAACAAGCGGAGAAGTTCCGAAATTTGCCACGGGCATGGGTCGTCTCTCTGATGCGTTCCTCTCCTTCAACATCACGCCTGAGAACCTCAAGGACGAGAAGCATCTCCAGTACAGCGCAGTGATCACCCTCTGTGTCCCGACGAGCACGGTCCCGGAGAACGAGAAATACAATGTGAGGGTGTATCGTTTCAACACGGTGTCAGGGGCATGGGAGGCATTGCCGACCACCTGGGTGAAAACGGAAGCAGGCGTGCATCATTACGAAGTGAAGACGCCGGGATTCTCGGTGTTCACCGTGGTGCGTGCCGTCCCGAAGGCTG
This window encodes:
- a CDS encoding NosD domain-containing protein, translating into MQEVDHVLESGNISGEEVYLPPGVLDGQSDAGVSVLSVTPSEITQSAFIDGVCTITTPGTYTLHEDVVGTVQISAEGSVVLDGNGHTLRPDPEHAAGQKYGVQVTEGTSSVTIENFGNITGFNGTGVRSMAFRTTTIRNNIISDCGDEPITSLRSTNCQGIYAASQKVVVTSNTVKDCGTPAVSTTPGPGSYGILVMGYDGSVSKNTVTRCGKIAESRDGRTGSYGIYAKTGLTVSDNTVTDCGKVTTSGAEEVSGTGIYANGGIVSGNTVTDSGKTIGAGGENIGNGISGSAGTTIEKNTVINSGFSNGTSELAFGFGIRTEDGSVRDNVVIGCGKDSPGGYGIQSVAGAEVTGNTVRDSGINCTRSGYGIFLNGGLSDLTLTDNQVTDCGMTEADGYGIFAMNSGVRSGSKSVIRNNTITGTSATVSLRLNSVSALTMTENRLNANGPALAVTGGMPGSSRIYNNAFNTSSYFHPDVRTDAVEKYAWNAEAPVFARNIVGGEWIAGNWWGSADGTSGYSDTHSSVKGFGKEAFEVLAGSGVCDAMPLCGVSASGGGELKITGGAGYTYDRTTTTYTITAPGEYWFVSSGHAKPVIIASDDVTLDGGYCSIMVFNRKTPRMTGIFAENRSNIIVKNCQVKYGDVGINVTGKDIVISGNTISGSARCGISTGDATVTDNSVTTKAVGIHGSGIISRNIVIAPVGIEVTREAEDVSIASNTVTSTTTGIAVPSEWAGRATLSGNVIKSEATALEINGGTGSVYNNLFNAETYVGGQAAASYTWNQTPDDRSGRNIVLGKYIAGNYWTNATGNGWSDTTTSETGYSQTPFEVTTGVYDRAPLCSVELPPIGGVELIESGGEGYSYASGKYTITAPGYYYFGAQPHRVSIESDDVVLDGRDILVTADTRRTVVSTKARTQFRNITVRNCYIDGGYTGIMVQGTEGTDVSIIDNTLRNTKSYGIYVKNGVVDGNILTNCAYGGIGYESIIAYDHARVTDNIVCGATKNSIYYSNTLSDGAGGANISRNKIQDGRGHGIYVTGKDGNTTISVNTVATMRHSGIFVKPGTNNPDIEGATVRVLDNTVTDCTIGIDSTVKTLRLAAGNSITDCDTGISGTGEISGNTVQECMVGIAVSSGAATPATITGNRISSARGCAVEVDAGSGLVANNLFATQTYVRGSAASAYAWNVPPTRGENVVGGAYHAGNWWGSPDGTDGYSEMNCAVNGYLGEDPANRYEPVPGVCDHYPLVQSADLALDPALSVADGDVVLGLPAVFIADYTGIGIDRYGQWTWTFTDAAGTDTQTSPSPQTEAEHTFASPGPARVALTVTDRDGQTAGTSRWEGVVGRSALKIGIENIDDGETFALDTSVTLRADVPDLKDPAHATYVWEFVGDDLGTFSSEHAMETTVVFTTPGVSGIRLTVTPGGADAEQYPAGSVVCMAVVTATPSVPTPPEPVNPVKPEIDPVSPDVSTLLPEISVDQQDLDGDARFTVAMVTPTSGEVPKFATGMGRLSDAFLSFNITPENLKDEKHLQYSAVITLCVPTSTVPENEKYNVRVYRFNTVSGAWEALPTTWVKTEAGVHHYEVKTPGFSVFTVVRAVPKAVPNYSDHSSGSDDGWNDQETAVCDADGIAHFNGMIRTVSLGAGASGALVLVDDDAAVRPEQEYYQVATVTIRGASTSNGVNITFCVPDGICRSAGHTKDEIALAHFKKGEWTVRPTHYLREEKGMTYYSAQVPEAGTVAVVYGKSVSANSGEVAANTTTMTVTPTIPSPSSVSEVVGNATPVTAGTPAPTATRPASTPGFGFIAALAGAGAAAMLAGRRV